The following nucleotide sequence is from Halorussus caseinilyticus.
CCCCCTTCTCTTGGAGGAGTAAGGCGTAACACGCCGCCTGAATCTTGTCCTGAAACCGGGGGTCGCGCTTGAGGTTCTTGCCGGTCTTGAGTTCGACGGGCATCCCGCGCCGGAGGGCGTCGGCCCGGCCTTTGATGCCGAATCGCTCGCTGATGAGCGTCTGCTCGCTCCGCCAGTCGTCTTCCTCCGTCAGGGCACCTTGGGCCAACCAGCCTTCGATTGCGGCGGCGTTCTGGCGGACCTCCTCGGCCACTTCGTCGCGTTCTCGCCCGAGCAGTCCGAGTTCGAGACCGGCCTCCTCGACTCGCTCCGCGATGCTCTCGTCCAACTCGCGGCCCCTGAGCAAGTCCCCGAAGACTTCGTGGACGATGGTCCCCTTGATGACGGGGTACGCCAGCGGGATGCCCGACAACTTGTTGAGGTAGTACATCCGCGGGCACTGGACCCACGACCGCACGTCGGTCACGTCCACGAGGAACGAGGGTTCCACGACGACGTAGGAGTCCTTGCCGGTGGAGTAAGTCGTCTCGCCGCGGTACTCGCCTTCTTCCACGTCGGTCACGAGCAACTCCATCCCTTCTTTCAGGAGTTCGGCGCTCTCGGTCCACTTGCCCCAGAGCGTGACCTGTTTGGGTCCATCGTCCTCCCGGACCGTGACCTCGGCGAGTTCGCGTTCGCCGTACTGCGTGCTGACGGTTCGGACTTCTCCGACCTCGACGGCTTCTCCCCGGACGTTCACGGAACAGTGGTAGCGCCCGACGGTAGAAAAACCCCGTCGGTCGCGGTTGCAGGCGGGACGTAAGCAGTCGGTCGAAAACGGAGGAAGTGGTTGGTCGAAAGCGATACTGTCTCGGCCGGGTTCGCGCGGCAGTCGTGCGGTCGTGCGGTCGTGCCGCGGTCGTGCCACAGTCGTGCGGCGGGGTCGCCAGTTAGTCCGCGCCGTGGGGCGGGATGTGTCCGCACTTCGAACACGACTCGTAACCGCGTGCGGCCACGAGTTTACCGCTGCATTGGGGGCATCTCATCGTAGGAGTCGGTAGCCGAGACGCAGTGATAAGCCTTCCTATAAGAAGAGTTAATTTGATGATTTGTGTATAAGGTTGCCTAATATTGCCTTGGTCAAGCGTGACGCACCATCAAGGGATGCGGGGACTCCAGCTGTGACTATCAGAAAGGCGCTCCGAATCGTGACGACGCCGCTCACGGCGTCGTCACGATTTCGGGAACTTTCCGATTACCGTCCGGGCGTTCGGACTACCGAGAAAAACCAGTCGGGTGCTACCCGGACCAACCGGCGCAGATGTCGTCGGTGATGTTGCTCCGCCACGTCTCGAATCCGGCCTCACAGTCCGGATTCTCGTGGATGTGGTCTATGAAGGCCGCGCCGGGATTCTGGAGTTCACTGCCGCAGAAGGGGCAGTCGTTCGGGTCGTTCCACGTTGCGGTCGTTGACATACACGATACGCCGACGTTCTGGCGTATAAATTCTGTGCAGGTATATCTAAAATACCTAAGTTGAGATAATATGCCCCTAATATATTCTCGTCGTTCAGACACCGAGGTCCGCGATTCTGGAGTCCCGGTTCAGGACCTTCTTGACGATTTCCGGTTCTTCGAGCAGTCGATGCTTGGTGTGGACCCCGCGGCCCCGACCCCGACCCTTCGTCTCGGAGTTGATGACGTTGAGGAAGTCCTGTTCCTGTAGAATCTCTTGCACCCGGCGCTCGGACAGCGAGTCCATGTCGAGTTTGCGCGCGATAGACTGATACTGCCGGTAAATCTGTTGGGTGGGGAACTGGTCGCGGGGCTTGTTCTCCGTCAGGACAGTCAGCGCAAGCAGAATCGCTTTCGCCTGCGTCGGCGCGCCCTCGATGAGTTCGGCGAATCGGTCGGCCTCCGTCTTCTCCTTGGCGGCGTAGACGTGTTCCTCGGTGACTTCCT
It contains:
- a CDS encoding DUF7501 family protein, which encodes MSTTATWNDPNDCPFCGSELQNPGAAFIDHIHENPDCEAGFETWRSNITDDICAGWSG